From a region of the Erythrobacter neustonensis genome:
- the acs gene encoding acetate--CoA ligase: protein MIHAVERPEAHTPTHCTPEQYAAMYRASVDTPDAFWLDQARRLDWVKAPTIGGQWSYDPVAIAWFADGQLNLCHNAVDRHLPTHADTTALIFEPDDPAGESRSLTYGQLHAEVVRMANALKSLGVTRGERVTIYMPMILEGVVAMLACARLGAVHSVVFGGFSPEALAGRIEDCGSRFVVTADEGLRGGKHIPLKANVDAALAHPGTDVAGVLVIPHTGGDIAMQEGRDHWLADLASDADCPCEVMNAEDPLFILYTSGSTGKPKGVLHTTGGYGVWTATTFHYIFDYQPGEVFWCTADIGWVTGHSYVVYGPLMNAATAVVFEGVPNYPDHGRFWDVVDKHGVNIIYTAPTAIRALMREGDAHVTSRSRASLRLLGSVGEPINPEAWRWYFDVVGEGRCPIIDTWWQTETGGCMITTLPGAHDMKPGSAGLPFFGIRPQLVDNEGAVLEGATEGNLTITHSWPGQARTIYGDHDRFGQTYFSTYTGKYFTGDGCKRDEDGYYWITGRVDDVINVSGHRMGTAEVESALVLHARVAEAAVVGYPHDIKGQGIYCYVTLNAGEEGTDALLAELKAHVRKEIGPIATPDVIHFTDGLPKTRSGKIMRRILRKIAENDFGSLGDTSTLADPGLVDRLIDGRQNR from the coding sequence ATGATCCACGCCGTTGAGCGGCCCGAGGCCCACACGCCCACGCACTGCACGCCCGAGCAATATGCCGCGATGTACCGCGCGTCGGTGGACACGCCCGACGCCTTCTGGCTCGATCAGGCAAGGCGGCTCGACTGGGTCAAGGCGCCCACGATCGGCGGGCAATGGTCCTATGACCCCGTGGCGATCGCATGGTTCGCGGACGGGCAATTGAACCTGTGCCATAATGCGGTCGACCGGCACCTGCCCACCCATGCCGATACCACGGCGCTGATTTTCGAACCCGACGATCCCGCCGGCGAGAGCCGCAGTCTCACCTATGGTCAGTTGCACGCCGAGGTCGTGCGGATGGCCAACGCGCTGAAATCTTTGGGCGTGACCCGCGGCGAGCGGGTGACGATCTATATGCCGATGATCCTCGAAGGCGTGGTCGCGATGCTTGCCTGCGCGCGGCTCGGGGCGGTGCATTCGGTGGTGTTTGGCGGCTTCTCGCCCGAGGCGCTGGCCGGAAGGATCGAGGACTGCGGCAGCCGCTTCGTCGTCACCGCCGACGAAGGCCTGCGCGGCGGCAAGCACATCCCCCTCAAGGCCAACGTCGATGCCGCGCTCGCCCATCCGGGCACCGATGTGGCAGGCGTGCTGGTGATCCCGCACACCGGCGGCGACATCGCGATGCAGGAGGGCCGCGACCACTGGCTCGCCGATCTTGCCAGCGACGCGGATTGCCCCTGCGAGGTGATGAACGCGGAAGACCCGCTGTTCATCCTTTACACCTCGGGTTCGACCGGCAAGCCCAAGGGCGTGCTCCACACCACCGGCGGCTACGGCGTGTGGACGGCGACGACGTTCCACTACATCTTCGATTACCAGCCGGGTGAGGTGTTCTGGTGCACCGCCGATATTGGCTGGGTCACGGGGCACAGCTACGTCGTCTACGGCCCGCTGATGAACGCTGCGACCGCGGTGGTGTTCGAAGGCGTGCCCAATTACCCCGATCACGGGCGCTTCTGGGACGTGGTCGACAAGCACGGCGTCAACATCATCTACACCGCCCCCACCGCGATCCGCGCGTTGATGCGCGAGGGTGATGCCCATGTGACCAGCCGCAGCCGCGCCTCGCTGCGCCTGCTCGGCAGCGTCGGCGAGCCGATCAACCCGGAAGCCTGGCGCTGGTATTTCGACGTGGTGGGCGAGGGCCGCTGCCCGATCATCGACACCTGGTGGCAGACCGAAACCGGCGGCTGCATGATCACCACGCTCCCCGGCGCGCACGACATGAAACCGGGGAGCGCAGGGCTGCCGTTCTTCGGCATCCGTCCGCAGCTCGTCGACAACGAGGGCGCGGTGCTGGAGGGCGCGACCGAGGGCAACCTCACCATCACGCACAGCTGGCCCGGGCAGGCGCGCACAATCTATGGCGACCATGACCGTTTCGGGCAGACCTATTTCAGCACCTACACGGGCAAGTATTTCACCGGCGACGGGTGCAAGCGCGACGAGGACGGATATTACTGGATCACCGGCCGGGTCGACGATGTCATCAATGTCTCGGGCCACCGCATGGGCACTGCCGAGGTCGAGAGCGCGCTGGTGCTGCACGCCCGCGTGGCCGAGGCCGCGGTCGTCGGCTATCCGCACGATATCAAGGGGCAAGGCATCTACTGCTACGTCACGCTCAATGCGGGCGAGGAGGGCACCGACGCACTGCTCGCCGAGCTGAAGGCGCATGTGCGCAAGGAAATCGGCCCGATCGCGACGCCCGACGTGATCCATTTCACCGATGGTCTTCCCAAGACCCGTTCAGGCAAGATCATGCGCCGGATCCTGCGCAAGATCGCCGAGAACGATTTCGGTTCGCTGGGCGATACCTCGACGCTGGCCGACCCCGGTCTTGTCGACCGACTGATCGACGGTCGGCAGAACCGCTGA
- a CDS encoding response regulator transcription factor, whose protein sequence is MQPRIVIADDHPLFRGALAHAVARVWPGAAVFEASSAAEARAALQAGGAECLLLDLHMADSSGLSVLMDLRQDYPALPIVIVSASEEPRVAAAAAQLGAAGFIPKSASLDAIREGLAAVQGGDAWFAEGHAGEDDDLARIASLTPAQRRILAGIRQGLLNKQIAYELSISEATVKAHITAILRKLGVGSRTQAVLVAAKLDVDQPVAEPAQA, encoded by the coding sequence ATGCAGCCCCGTATCGTCATTGCCGACGATCATCCGCTGTTCCGCGGCGCGCTCGCCCATGCGGTCGCGCGGGTCTGGCCGGGTGCGGCGGTGTTCGAGGCGAGTTCGGCGGCCGAGGCGCGGGCCGCCTTGCAGGCGGGCGGGGCCGAATGCCTGCTGCTCGACCTGCACATGGCCGATTCCTCGGGCCTCAGCGTGCTGATGGACTTGCGGCAGGATTATCCTGCGCTGCCGATCGTGATCGTCTCCGCCTCGGAAGAGCCGCGCGTTGCGGCAGCGGCGGCACAACTGGGCGCGGCGGGCTTCATCCCGAAATCGGCCAGTCTCGATGCGATCCGCGAAGGTTTGGCGGCGGTGCAGGGCGGCGATGCCTGGTTTGCGGAAGGCCACGCAGGCGAGGACGACGATCTGGCCCGCATCGCCAGCCTTACCCCGGCCCAGCGGCGCATCCTTGCCGGGATCCGGCAGGGGCTGCTCAACAAGCAGATCGCCTATGAACTTTCGATCAGCGAGGCGACGGTCAAGGCGCACATCACCGCGATCCTGCGCAAGCTGGGGGTGGGCAGCCGCACCCAGGCGGTGCTGGTCGCCGCCAAGCTCGATGTCGATCAGCCGGTGGCAGAGCCCGCCCAAGCCTGA